The Bacteroides sp. AN502(2024) DNA segment TTTACGATTTTGTGTACGGTGCTTTGCGGCCGTGCACAAACGTTGAGCGAAACTTACGGAGATCGTTTCAAGGCAGATGTCAAAATGAATTATGTCCGTTCGATGGACGAGGCATTGCGGCTTGCCAAGGAACAGAATAAATTGGTATTCTTCAATTGTTTTGCCGATTGGGCCGTTCCTTGTCATGTCATGAATGTCGAGGTATTCAGCAATCAGGAGTTTTGCGATTATATGAATCGCACCTTTGTCAACCTGATTATCGACATGCCGAGCGCGGAAGGGAAAAAGTTTGCTGAGAAATACGGTGTGTATAAGTATGCTTGCTATTTGATTCTGGATAGCGAGGGGAATGTGGTACAACGCATTGCCGGCAGTCACATGCTTCCCGAATTTAAGGAGTATATAGACTTGTCGTTAACTCCCAAAACCTCGCTGGCGGGAACGCGGAAGAAATACGAAAGCGGTAAATACTCGCGGAAGGATTTCTACAACTACCTGCGCGCACTCGATGCTGCCAACGACTCTTTATTCGCTCCGCTGGCGGAGAAATATACGGCTGAGATGAAGCCGAAGGATTATACCAAACCGGAAAACTGGCTTTTTGTATTCCATGCCATCAAGAAAAAAGACAATGCGCTCTATCCCTATATGCTGGCAAACAAGGCTTTGTTTGTGAAGAGTGTGGGGGAAGCGAAGGTAAACAGCATGCTGGAATATAAAATCTATCCGAAAATACTGGGGTATACTACCGGTGATATTGCTTATGACGGAGAGAAGATGGCGGAAATCAGCCGGGAAGTGGAACAGGCCGACCTTCCTGACACCTGCGTGACTCGCGTTGCACACCGCATCTCCTTGTTGAGGGGAGAGAAGAAGTATCATGACCTGCTGCAGTATATGGAGCAATATGGGAAGTATCTGTATATATACAGAAGTAACATCGAGATGTCACTGAAATTACCGGATATAAACGATGCCGACCGTAAGGAGCTGATTGCCTATCTGAACAAAGCGGCGGAACGTGAGAAAGAATCACCGATGGGAAAGCATTTGCTCGGGCTGGCGAAGCAGATAGCAGGCGGTGAAACGGGTATCAAGTTCGACATGTTGGAATATCAAGCGTTGCTGGATAAAGCGCGGAAAGAGAAAAAACTGGTTTTTATAGACTGCTATACCGTATGGTGCGGACCGTGTCGGATGATGTCCGTCAATGTGTTCAGCCGGCAGGATGTGGGTGATTATTTTAATGACCATTATGTCTGTGCCAAGTTTGATATGGAGAAAGGAGAAGGACCGACGCTGGCGAAGAAATATGAAGTCAGCGCTTATCCTACATTGCTTTTCTTGGATGCCGATGGAAATGTGTTGAAGAAAGTTGTAGGCGGGCTCTCTCCGTGGGATTTTTTGAAGGTTGCCCGGACGATAGCAGAGCCATGATGTTGAGTGACGAATAAAGACAATATCTATTAATATTATTATTTATGAGAAGATTATTATTATTAG contains these protein-coding regions:
- a CDS encoding DUF255 domain-containing protein codes for the protein MRKKNLRGIITVFTILCTVLCGRAQTLSETYGDRFKADVKMNYVRSMDEALRLAKEQNKLVFFNCFADWAVPCHVMNVEVFSNQEFCDYMNRTFVNLIIDMPSAEGKKFAEKYGVYKYACYLILDSEGNVVQRIAGSHMLPEFKEYIDLSLTPKTSLAGTRKKYESGKYSRKDFYNYLRALDAANDSLFAPLAEKYTAEMKPKDYTKPENWLFVFHAIKKKDNALYPYMLANKALFVKSVGEAKVNSMLEYKIYPKILGYTTGDIAYDGEKMAEISREVEQADLPDTCVTRVAHRISLLRGEKKYHDLLQYMEQYGKYLYIYRSNIEMSLKLPDINDADRKELIAYLNKAAEREKESPMGKHLLGLAKQIAGGETGIKFDMLEYQALLDKARKEKKLVFIDCYTVWCGPCRMMSVNVFSRQDVGDYFNDHYVCAKFDMEKGEGPTLAKKYEVSAYPTLLFLDADGNVLKKVVGGLSPWDFLKVARTIAEP